One Rossellomorea aquimaris DNA window includes the following coding sequences:
- a CDS encoding M24 family metallopeptidase, translating into MRSRDNKHLPGILPLKKREETQNRWLFHRLNTLLPSLMKKHNLDMWIIAGREYNEDPVLKTLYPASIDGSRRLTILVFFLDENQQVKRWVLHPNPNFEPFYERVWNPENCDQWECLKRLVEDHDLDTIALNYSTTFAAGDGLSYSFYQHLGMLLDEYSNKFVSAQHIIVDWLSMRTSKELIAYPSIAELARQITAEALSGAVIHPGITTTEDVVDWIRQRVLDLGIETSFYPTVDLQRKGADMDRLEGEIIRCGDIVHLDFGIRYLGLTTDTQQLAYVLYPGEEEAPEGLQSALQTALRFEDIITEEMKVGRTGNEVFQRVMRKASDEGIEAMLYSHPLGNHCHEAGALMGLYDQQRDIPIKGDLPLTANTCYAMEFNIKQYVPEWDQIVPIYLEEPVAFIQNRLEYMAKRQMAFYLI; encoded by the coding sequence ATGAGGAGTAGGGACAATAAGCATTTACCGGGAATTCTCCCGTTGAAGAAAAGAGAAGAAACACAGAATCGTTGGCTATTTCACCGACTTAATACCCTTTTACCTTCGTTAATGAAAAAACATAATCTAGATATGTGGATTATTGCGGGCAGGGAGTATAATGAAGATCCTGTGCTGAAGACGCTTTATCCAGCATCAATAGACGGTTCAAGAAGATTGACGATTCTGGTGTTCTTCCTCGACGAAAATCAACAGGTGAAAAGATGGGTACTGCACCCCAATCCGAACTTTGAGCCGTTTTATGAACGGGTATGGAATCCCGAAAATTGTGATCAATGGGAGTGCCTCAAACGTCTAGTAGAAGATCATGACCTTGATACAATTGCGTTAAACTATTCCACTACCTTTGCAGCAGGAGATGGTTTAAGTTATTCGTTTTACCAACATTTGGGGATGTTACTAGATGAGTACTCTAATAAATTTGTATCTGCCCAACACATCATTGTTGATTGGCTGTCAATGAGGACATCGAAGGAACTCATAGCCTATCCCTCAATAGCGGAACTGGCGCGGCAAATAACAGCAGAAGCTTTATCCGGAGCGGTGATTCATCCAGGTATCACAACGACTGAAGATGTAGTCGATTGGATTAGGCAACGAGTCTTGGATTTAGGAATAGAAACGTCATTTTACCCTACGGTCGATTTACAAAGAAAAGGTGCTGATATGGATCGATTAGAAGGGGAAATCATTCGATGTGGAGACATTGTACATTTGGATTTTGGTATTCGTTATCTTGGTTTAACGACAGACACTCAGCAGCTTGCTTACGTTCTCTATCCAGGCGAAGAAGAAGCTCCTGAAGGACTGCAATCCGCATTACAAACAGCCTTAAGATTTGAAGATATCATTACAGAAGAAATGAAGGTGGGAAGAACAGGAAACGAAGTATTTCAGCGGGTAATGAGAAAGGCAAGCGATGAGGGGATAGAGGCGATGCTTTATTCTCACCCCTTAGGAAACCACTGTCATGAAGCAGGGGCCTTAATGGGGTTATATGATCAACAAAGAGATATCCCTATAAAAGGCGACCTGCCATTAACAGCAAATACCTGCTATGCCATGGAGTTCAACATCAAACAATACGTTCCTGAATGGGATCAGATTGTCCCGATTTATCTGGAAGAGCCCGTTGCCTTCATTCAGAATCGATTGGAATATATGGCGAAAAGGCAAATGGCCTTCTATCTTATTTAA
- a CDS encoding ArsA family ATPase, translating into MNELQQQSILFVGGKGGVGKSTSASALAVMFANMGKKTLIISTDPAHNLGDIFHQEIKEFKTLLLENLWGIEINPHIETQRYINGVKRNLKGMVKSKMVNEVHRQIDMAASAPGAEEAALFDRMVSIILEEGNEFDKIIFDTAPTGHTIRLLSLPELMGVWMDGMLERRKKTNKNYSQLLNDGEPVEDPIYEVLQMRREKFSKVRGILLDQKRTGFIFVLIPERLPILETEKAIGMMSNHGLNIGGLIINKILPIQADGEFLEKRREQEKLYLKMMMEKFTNQTLYRIPLLEEDICSIRHLEKFVDHLQKEVF; encoded by the coding sequence ATGAATGAATTACAACAACAGTCAATTCTTTTTGTAGGAGGTAAAGGAGGTGTAGGAAAATCAACATCTGCCTCTGCTTTAGCGGTAATGTTTGCAAATATGGGGAAGAAGACGTTGATCATTTCAACGGATCCTGCTCATAATTTAGGTGACATCTTCCATCAAGAAATCAAGGAATTTAAAACGCTATTACTTGAAAATCTATGGGGAATAGAAATAAACCCACACATCGAAACACAGCGATACATCAATGGAGTGAAACGAAATTTAAAGGGAATGGTTAAATCAAAAATGGTGAATGAGGTGCACCGTCAAATTGATATGGCTGCCTCGGCACCCGGGGCAGAAGAAGCTGCATTATTTGATCGAATGGTTTCTATCATTCTCGAAGAAGGAAATGAATTCGATAAAATCATCTTTGACACAGCCCCTACAGGCCACACAATTCGACTATTATCCCTTCCTGAACTGATGGGAGTATGGATGGACGGGATGCTTGAAAGGCGAAAGAAAACAAACAAGAATTATTCACAACTATTAAATGATGGGGAGCCTGTCGAAGATCCCATTTATGAGGTGCTGCAAATGCGTCGTGAAAAATTCTCAAAAGTACGGGGGATTCTTCTCGATCAAAAAAGAACAGGATTCATTTTCGTACTCATTCCCGAAAGGCTTCCGATACTTGAAACTGAAAAGGCTATTGGAATGATGTCCAATCACGGATTGAATATAGGGGGACTGATTATAAATAAGATCCTACCCATTCAGGCGGATGGAGAGTTCTTGGAAAAAAGGAGAGAGCAGGAAAAGCTATATTTAAAGATGATGATGGAGAAGTTTACAAACCAAACGTTATATCGGATTCCACTACTAGAAGAAGATATCTGTTCAATCCGTCATCTTGAAAAATTTGTAGACCATCTACAAAAAGAAGTTTTTTGA
- a CDS encoding cory-CC-star protein, with protein sequence MKEKFKRIIQLYDEMISLPHKTEIARELRDEDDLFLLLLYSDMLGLPNPVFYYTLELYPYIIEKFHDWHLRMGMEHSPLDGIRCC encoded by the coding sequence ATGAAAGAAAAGTTCAAAAGAATAATCCAGCTATACGATGAAATGATTAGCCTCCCTCACAAAACTGAAATCGCCAGGGAATTAAGAGATGAGGATGATTTATTCTTATTACTGCTCTATTCAGATATGCTTGGCCTGCCGAATCCCGTTTTTTATTACACATTGGAACTTTATCCATATATAATAGAGAAATTTCACGATTGGCATTTAAGAATGGGAATGGAGCATTCACCATTGGATGGAATCAGATGTTGTTGA
- a CDS encoding carbon starvation protein A, giving the protein MGGIWLAVIGGLVFLFGYKYYSKLIAERVYRLDPNYVTPAHQYKDGVDFVPTNKFVLWGHHFTSVAGAAPIVGPAIAVYWGWLPAFLWVILGTVFAAGVHDFGTLVLSVRNKGQSVGSLANKLIGKRAKVLFLFIILILVLMVNAVFAWVIANLFITFPASVVSVFIQIPLAIWIGYSVYKRNGSMLIPSIVALGVMYASAVIASRVEFLQIDLVRYFGGQEATSLFGLSSTSMAFLVWIAILMIYVYIASTLPVWKLLQPRDYINSHQLIVGLGLLYLGLLFTNPEITAPMTNGAADVSWFPLLFITIACGAISGFHGLVSSGTSSKQLDKETDARFVGYLGAVGEGALALIAIIACITFFPNVEEFQATYSGFAAASGAGLGVFIQGAGQLATGVGIPADIAATIVSVIIVSFAATTLDSSVRLMRYIIAELGEEYNVNPLTNAHVATTIAVVSSAALTLLPQGPKGFGSGGYLLWPLFGTSNQLLAGISLLLITIWLKRQGRNYIATLLPMVFLMFMTLWAMINQVVFEWSGVGESEGNMLLFIFGSIILIFTLWILITAASSLSKKGDDPSQFSA; this is encoded by the coding sequence ATGGGTGGAATATGGTTAGCGGTAATAGGAGGGCTTGTCTTTTTATTTGGGTATAAATATTATTCTAAGCTTATTGCTGAGCGGGTGTACCGTCTGGATCCGAATTATGTGACGCCGGCACACCAATACAAAGATGGTGTCGATTTCGTCCCAACGAATAAATTTGTTCTATGGGGTCACCATTTTACTTCTGTAGCAGGGGCAGCTCCGATTGTAGGACCGGCAATCGCCGTTTACTGGGGATGGCTACCTGCATTTCTGTGGGTCATTTTAGGGACAGTATTTGCAGCAGGTGTGCATGATTTTGGAACTTTGGTTCTTTCAGTTCGGAATAAGGGACAATCCGTCGGTTCATTAGCCAATAAGTTAATTGGAAAAAGAGCAAAAGTACTATTTCTGTTTATCATATTAATTCTTGTATTAATGGTTAATGCAGTATTTGCATGGGTTATCGCAAACCTTTTTATTACATTCCCTGCAAGTGTCGTATCGGTTTTCATTCAGATCCCGCTAGCGATATGGATTGGATATTCAGTCTACAAACGTAATGGAAGCATGTTAATACCTTCAATCGTTGCATTGGGAGTCATGTATGCATCAGCTGTCATTGCCAGTCGGGTTGAGTTTTTGCAAATTGATCTAGTTCGTTATTTTGGTGGACAAGAGGCAACATCATTGTTTGGCTTGAGTTCAACAAGCATGGCTTTCTTGGTGTGGATCGCCATTCTAATGATTTATGTGTACATAGCTTCAACTCTACCTGTTTGGAAGCTATTGCAGCCACGGGATTATATTAACTCCCATCAATTAATTGTTGGTTTAGGATTGCTTTATCTTGGTCTCCTGTTTACAAATCCTGAAATTACGGCACCAATGACAAACGGAGCTGCAGATGTTTCCTGGTTTCCGTTATTATTTATTACGATTGCCTGCGGTGCCATTTCCGGTTTCCACGGGTTGGTTTCATCGGGCACATCGTCAAAACAGTTGGATAAAGAAACGGATGCACGCTTTGTAGGATATTTAGGTGCTGTAGGTGAAGGAGCACTTGCATTAATAGCAATCATTGCATGTATTACATTTTTTCCGAATGTGGAAGAATTCCAAGCGACTTACAGTGGTTTTGCTGCAGCAAGTGGAGCTGGGCTGGGTGTCTTCATCCAAGGAGCGGGACAACTTGCAACAGGTGTAGGAATTCCTGCTGATATCGCAGCTACGATTGTTTCAGTGATCATTGTGAGCTTTGCTGCAACAACATTGGATTCTTCTGTTCGACTGATGCGATATATCATTGCCGAGTTGGGAGAAGAGTACAACGTAAATCCTTTAACAAATGCTCATGTTGCAACGACGATTGCCGTTGTTTCAAGTGCAGCCCTAACTTTATTACCTCAAGGTCCTAAAGGATTCGGGTCGGGTGGATACCTTCTATGGCCGCTTTTTGGTACATCGAATCAATTGCTTGCGGGAATCAGTTTACTTCTGATTACCATCTGGCTTAAGCGTCAAGGAAGGAATTATATTGCTACCTTACTTCCAATGGTATTCCTTATGTTCATGACCTTATGGGCGATGATTAACCAAGTCGTGTTTGAATGGTCAGGCGTCGGTGAATCAGAAGGAAATATGCTGCTCTTTATCTTTGGAAGTATCATTCTCATTTTCACCTTATGGATTTTAATAACTGCCGCATCTTCCCTATCTAAGAAGGGAGATGATCCTTCACAGTTCTCTGCTTAG
- a CDS encoding sporulation protein, protein MFKQFLSSIGIGHVKVDTIVHKTKISPGDSIEGEVVLIGGMADQPINEIHLLLLEKYEEDKKDSDFSYHEKDLDTIVLDKIGTIGAGEEKRISFTFPTSSDHPKTTDANKTILRTTVDIPQAVDPTDEDSIYIV, encoded by the coding sequence ATGTTTAAACAGTTTTTGTCTAGTATCGGGATAGGACATGTTAAAGTAGATACAATCGTGCACAAAACCAAAATTTCTCCTGGAGATTCAATTGAAGGTGAAGTCGTTTTGATCGGTGGTATGGCCGATCAGCCTATTAATGAAATTCATTTATTGCTTCTTGAGAAATATGAGGAGGATAAAAAAGATAGTGACTTTTCCTATCATGAAAAAGATTTAGATACGATTGTGCTTGATAAGATCGGTACAATCGGTGCGGGTGAAGAAAAGAGGATCTCTTTCACGTTTCCTACATCTTCAGATCATCCAAAAACAACGGATGCTAACAAAACCATTCTAAGAACCACAGTAGACATACCCCAAGCGGTAGATCCGACAGATGAGGATAGCATATACATCGTTTAA
- a CDS encoding YckD family protein → MKKMIISILAVFLISLSVGTLAAAEGEPQTPKVNLTEEQKTELAKLHEQMYSTKKELVKKYVEYGVFSKEQGDNVLKMMEAKYQKLKENDYMMRWHPHPHHGKKLDQKE, encoded by the coding sequence ATGAAAAAAATGATTATATCTATCTTAGCTGTATTCTTGATTAGCCTGAGTGTCGGTACATTGGCAGCAGCAGAAGGTGAACCACAAACACCTAAGGTAAACCTTACTGAAGAACAAAAAACGGAGCTTGCCAAATTGCATGAACAAATGTATTCAACAAAAAAAGAACTTGTGAAGAAATATGTAGAATATGGCGTCTTCTCAAAAGAACAGGGAGACAACGTACTTAAAATGATGGAAGCTAAGTATCAAAAACTTAAAGAAAATGATTACATGATGAGATGGCACCCCCATCCACACCATGGAAAAAAACTAGATCAAAAAGAGTAA
- a CDS encoding GntG family PLP-dependent aldolase, with amino-acid sequence MIDLRSDTVTKPTEEMRRAAFEAEVGDDVYGEDPTVIKLEREAATLLGKEAALFVTSGTQGNQIAVLTHTRPGNEILLEANSHIFYYESGAVAALAGVQTRTIRGINGEMDPIEVESAIRTEDQHFPETGLICLENTHNRAGGAIVSPENMKAIYTLAKKHSIPVHIDGARLFNAVYASGRDIREFTDHSDTVQICLSKGLGAPIGSIIAGDHRFIDRARKWRKRLGGGLRQVGMIAAPGLVALKTMRERLVEDHEKAILLKETLQACKGIEVINHVDTNIVVADVKGREITSEQFIDDLKEKGILAVTFGPTLVRFTTHYDVSMEDINKVSGILRRLS; translated from the coding sequence TTGATTGATTTAAGAAGTGATACTGTAACAAAACCAACGGAAGAAATGCGTAGAGCTGCGTTCGAGGCTGAAGTAGGGGATGATGTGTATGGAGAAGATCCTACAGTCATAAAGCTTGAGAGAGAAGCCGCCACCTTACTTGGTAAAGAAGCGGCCCTATTTGTAACAAGTGGTACTCAAGGTAACCAAATTGCTGTTTTAACACACACACGTCCTGGGAATGAAATTCTATTAGAAGCGAATTCTCATATTTTCTATTATGAATCAGGAGCGGTTGCCGCATTGGCAGGTGTTCAAACACGTACGATCCGTGGGATAAATGGAGAGATGGATCCGATTGAAGTAGAATCGGCTATACGTACTGAAGATCAGCATTTTCCAGAAACAGGGCTCATTTGTTTGGAGAATACACATAATCGTGCAGGTGGGGCAATTGTGTCTCCAGAGAATATGAAGGCGATTTATACACTAGCGAAAAAACATTCAATTCCCGTGCATATCGACGGAGCACGGCTCTTTAATGCAGTATATGCCAGTGGAAGAGATATTAGGGAGTTCACTGATCATAGTGATACTGTCCAAATATGCTTATCCAAAGGGTTGGGTGCCCCTATAGGGTCTATTATCGCAGGTGATCACAGGTTTATTGATCGTGCCCGAAAATGGAGAAAACGGTTAGGGGGTGGCTTAAGACAGGTAGGAATGATTGCAGCTCCTGGACTGGTTGCATTAAAGACTATGAGAGAGCGATTAGTGGAGGATCATGAGAAAGCGATATTACTAAAGGAAACCCTTCAAGCCTGTAAGGGTATTGAAGTAATCAATCATGTTGATACCAATATTGTCGTTGCAGATGTAAAGGGAAGAGAGATCACATCTGAGCAATTTATTGATGATTTAAAAGAAAAGGGGATACTGGCAGTGACCTTTGGTCCTACTCTTGTACGTTTTACCACTCATTATGATGTTTCAATGGAAGATATAAACAAGGTTTCTGGGATTTTAAGGAGACTTTCTTAA
- a CDS encoding helix-turn-helix transcriptional regulator, whose translation MTIGSKIRFHRLKRNLTQEDLSKGIISVSYLSKLENNQVTPSNDIINLLCDRLGVNSLLDTTAHLNKLLQNWNHALLWNKTEEAKSINADVKKDLEQTDDLIPHLFYKILCFRVELIKGNIQNALDHMKQIQSNYKELTDTLKFYYHKYKGNYYYLIEEYDKAKGELKEAETCYVIGNVINEEERADLYYLFSLVLTRLSRYRLAIFYGEKSLSIFQGVYYQKRCAEVHLILGICYRRIRYSEEAIKHYEWANFISQTIDYTSLNSKVEQNLGYLKSFMNKSDEAIQHYLRSIELKGSDEEGKLYSILSLVKEYYKKNQFSEVRFWLPKGLQLCSKEKFPDKFYQLSYYQFALNDFPQGFEAFMKEYALPFFKKSGSHLLYAEYSKFLGQYYQGVRKYKYAAFHLNEANLIYEEMLTL comes from the coding sequence ATGACAATCGGTTCTAAAATCCGCTTTCACAGACTTAAACGAAATTTAACACAAGAAGATTTATCAAAAGGGATTATTTCCGTATCATATCTTTCCAAACTGGAAAACAATCAAGTTACTCCGTCAAATGACATAATTAATTTACTCTGTGACCGGTTAGGTGTAAATAGTCTGCTTGATACGACTGCCCATTTGAACAAACTACTTCAGAATTGGAACCATGCCCTACTTTGGAATAAAACAGAGGAAGCTAAGTCGATCAATGCGGACGTGAAGAAGGACCTGGAACAGACGGATGATCTCATTCCACATTTATTCTATAAAATCCTTTGCTTCCGTGTTGAATTAATAAAAGGGAACATTCAGAATGCGTTAGACCACATGAAACAAATCCAATCCAATTATAAAGAACTGACCGATACGCTGAAATTCTATTATCACAAATATAAAGGGAACTATTATTATTTGATTGAAGAGTACGATAAAGCCAAAGGAGAACTGAAAGAAGCTGAAACCTGCTATGTAATTGGAAATGTGATTAATGAGGAAGAAAGAGCGGATTTATATTATTTATTCAGCCTGGTCTTGACCCGTTTAAGTAGGTACCGATTAGCAATTTTCTACGGAGAGAAGTCACTCTCCATTTTCCAGGGGGTCTACTACCAGAAAAGATGCGCCGAGGTGCATTTGATACTAGGAATTTGCTATCGGCGTATACGTTATAGCGAAGAAGCGATAAAGCATTATGAGTGGGCCAATTTCATTTCTCAAACCATAGACTATACGTCGTTAAATTCAAAGGTAGAGCAAAACTTAGGATATTTAAAATCATTTATGAACAAGAGCGATGAAGCCATTCAGCATTATTTGCGAAGTATTGAATTGAAAGGCTCAGACGAAGAAGGAAAGCTGTACTCTATTCTTTCTTTGGTTAAGGAATATTATAAAAAGAACCAATTTTCCGAGGTGCGTTTCTGGTTACCTAAAGGATTACAACTTTGCTCTAAAGAAAAATTCCCGGATAAATTTTATCAATTATCTTATTATCAGTTTGCTTTAAATGATTTCCCACAAGGTTTTGAAGCTTTTATGAAGGAGTATGCACTGCCCTTCTTTAAAAAGAGCGGATCCCATCTATTATATGCTGAGTATTCTAAATTCCTTGGCCAATATTACCAGGGGGTTAGAAAATATAAATATGCAGCATTTCATCTAAATGAAGCCAATCTCATTTATGAAGAAATGTTAACTTTATAG
- a CDS encoding aminopeptidase, protein MNTAFQRKLERYADLIVQVGLNLQKDQELLISAPITAYKFVRLVTKKAYEAGVLNVLTDFYDEELKKIRLDNSSEEGLKAFPDWKAKGFIEMAENNVALLNLAAPNPSLLRDADPKRVAILNRASAEAMKDFSAYIGGGKISWLIAAFPTIEWAQTVFPELSQDEAIDKLWENIFYTTRTDQENTVALWESHISKLNKNADRLNESKYKKLHYKGPGTDLTIEFHPQTKWISAQFTNDQGIPFVPNLPTEEVFTIPVKQGVNGTVSSTKPLNYSGTLVRDFSLTFKEGKVVEFTAEEGYETLKNLLETDEGASYLGEVALVPHNSPISNTNIIFNNTLFDENASCHIALGRALSVCVEEGKNMTAEQLRKVGFNESMIHVDFMIGSAQLDIDGEKEDGTIEPIFKAGDWV, encoded by the coding sequence ATGAATACTGCATTTCAAAGAAAATTAGAAAGATACGCAGATTTAATCGTACAGGTAGGATTAAACCTGCAAAAGGATCAAGAACTTCTGATTTCTGCACCTATTACAGCGTATAAATTTGTTCGACTTGTTACTAAGAAGGCCTATGAAGCGGGTGTTTTAAATGTACTAACCGACTTCTATGATGAAGAGTTAAAAAAAATCCGCTTAGACAATTCTTCTGAGGAAGGTCTGAAAGCGTTTCCTGATTGGAAGGCAAAAGGATTTATTGAAATGGCAGAAAATAATGTAGCGCTATTAAATTTAGCGGCACCAAACCCTTCACTATTAAGAGATGCAGATCCAAAAAGGGTTGCAATTTTGAACAGAGCTTCCGCTGAAGCAATGAAAGATTTCTCTGCTTATATCGGCGGCGGAAAAATTAGCTGGCTAATAGCGGCATTCCCTACAATCGAATGGGCTCAAACTGTTTTCCCTGAACTCTCTCAGGACGAGGCAATCGATAAACTATGGGAAAACATCTTTTATACAACCCGGACGGATCAGGAGAACACGGTCGCACTATGGGAATCTCATATTAGTAAGCTGAATAAGAACGCTGACCGTTTAAATGAAAGCAAATACAAAAAGCTTCATTATAAAGGACCAGGAACAGATCTTACCATTGAATTCCACCCACAAACGAAATGGATCAGTGCCCAGTTCACAAATGATCAAGGAATTCCTTTTGTTCCGAACCTCCCAACGGAAGAAGTGTTTACAATCCCAGTCAAACAAGGTGTGAATGGAACTGTCTCAAGCACGAAACCACTTAACTATAGCGGGACGTTGGTCAGAGACTTTTCCCTCACATTTAAAGAGGGTAAAGTGGTAGAATTTACAGCTGAGGAAGGATATGAAACCCTGAAAAATCTGCTGGAAACAGATGAAGGGGCCTCCTATTTAGGAGAAGTGGCATTGGTTCCCCACAACTCCCCTATCTCTAATACAAACATAATCTTCAACAACACTCTTTTTGATGAAAATGCTTCCTGTCATATAGCGCTGGGTAGAGCTTTATCAGTGTGTGTGGAGGAAGGTAAAAATATGACGGCGGAACAATTACGGAAAGTAGGTTTTAACGAAAGCATGATTCATGTAGATTTCATGATTGGATCGGCTCAGTTAGACATTGACGGCGAAAAGGAAGACGGAACGATTGAACCTATCTTCAAAGCCGGTGATTGGGTTTAA
- a CDS encoding alpha/beta hydrolase, which produces MSINHKHSFLWSGIILSFFTLYIIFRTTNVQSSEKPLTVEEKYPTVFVHGYKGTYNSFRTMLERFENQHGWGQKTLEIYVSENGSVVYKGSLSTNPTSPPLVQVIFEDNRASLEKQAIWLENAMKLLHHQFDVSNINIVGHSMGGLASTKYILNTRDSSFVPKTHKFITIATPFLGVTKESYDEINTGAAVIDLKPESRALKKLFLNRHLIPSDINVLSIAGSGDDVVNVQSAIGSQSLFEKNQYQSRIVYDPSISHSGLHETIKVDRLVGDHLWGK; this is translated from the coding sequence TTGTCAATCAATCACAAACATTCGTTTTTATGGAGTGGCATCATTCTCTCTTTCTTCACTTTATATATAATATTTCGCACTACAAATGTACAATCCAGTGAAAAACCCTTAACCGTAGAAGAAAAATATCCCACTGTCTTTGTACACGGGTACAAAGGTACATATAATTCTTTCAGAACGATGCTGGAACGTTTTGAAAACCAGCATGGCTGGGGTCAAAAAACGTTGGAGATTTATGTGTCTGAGAATGGCAGTGTAGTGTATAAAGGATCTCTTTCCACAAATCCCACTTCACCTCCACTTGTTCAAGTCATTTTTGAAGATAATCGGGCATCATTGGAGAAACAGGCGATTTGGTTAGAAAATGCCATGAAGCTTTTACATCATCAGTTTGACGTTTCAAATATAAATATTGTCGGACACTCCATGGGCGGACTTGCGTCAACAAAATATATTCTGAATACCAGGGATAGCTCGTTTGTCCCTAAGACCCATAAATTTATCACGATTGCTACCCCTTTCCTTGGTGTTACGAAGGAATCCTATGATGAAATCAATACAGGTGCAGCTGTTATAGACTTAAAACCTGAATCACGTGCATTGAAGAAATTGTTCTTGAATCGCCATTTAATCCCTTCCGATATAAACGTATTATCCATAGCAGGATCGGGTGATGATGTGGTGAATGTTCAAAGTGCTATAGGCAGTCAATCACTATTTGAAAAAAACCAATATCAATCCAGGATCGTGTATGATCCATCCATTTCTCATAGCGGCCTGCATGAAACGATAAAAGTAGACCGGCTTGTAGGAGATCACTTATGGGGTAAATGA
- a CDS encoding class I SAM-dependent rRNA methyltransferase — MTKERIIKANPKYIQHFQKGFPLLNKENVTSSIENIQEGEILKLVDNNNGFIAKGYSGIQNKGIGWLLSWKEQEAIDQDFIFKKLQAAINQRLHFYYSEDTTAFRVFNGEGDGFGGITIDYFDGYYLVQWYSKGAYAFKEEVMQGLRELTDYKGIYQKKRFAQEGKYVEEDDFVEGTRPSFPLLVKENGVQFAIYLNDGAMVGVFLDQREVRKRIRDSYSEGKRVLNTFSYTGAFSVFAALGGALETTSVDLANRSLSKTIEQFSINGIDYEAQNIIVEDVFKYFKYAVKKELSFDLVILDPPSFARSKKHTFSAAKDYKDLLKEAIAITEKEGTIVASTNCSSFNMKKFKSFIETAFKETNGKYKILEEYTLPEDFKTLSQYKQSDYLKVAFIQKL, encoded by the coding sequence ATGACAAAAGAAAGAATCATTAAAGCAAACCCAAAATACATACAACATTTCCAAAAAGGATTCCCCCTTCTTAATAAAGAAAATGTGACATCATCGATTGAGAATATTCAAGAAGGAGAAATTCTTAAACTTGTAGACAATAACAATGGCTTTATCGCCAAAGGCTATTCGGGAATACAGAACAAAGGAATCGGATGGCTTCTGAGTTGGAAGGAACAAGAAGCAATTGATCAAGACTTTATCTTTAAAAAGCTTCAAGCTGCCATCAATCAACGTCTTCACTTCTATTATAGTGAAGATACGACAGCGTTTCGAGTGTTTAATGGTGAAGGAGACGGATTTGGAGGCATCACCATTGACTACTTTGATGGCTACTACCTCGTTCAATGGTATTCAAAAGGAGCCTATGCGTTTAAGGAAGAAGTTATGCAAGGGTTAAGAGAATTAACGGATTACAAAGGCATTTATCAGAAAAAGCGATTTGCACAGGAAGGAAAATATGTGGAAGAAGATGATTTCGTCGAAGGAACCCGCCCCTCATTCCCCCTTCTCGTCAAAGAAAATGGCGTTCAATTTGCCATCTATTTAAATGACGGTGCAATGGTAGGGGTTTTCCTTGACCAACGTGAAGTGCGTAAACGAATTCGTGATTCGTACTCTGAAGGAAAACGGGTATTGAATACGTTTTCTTACACAGGAGCATTTTCTGTTTTCGCTGCACTCGGTGGTGCCCTGGAAACAACCAGCGTTGATCTCGCTAATCGCAGTTTAAGTAAAACGATTGAACAATTCAGTATTAACGGGATCGATTACGAAGCTCAAAACATCATTGTGGAAGATGTCTTTAAATACTTTAAATATGCCGTAAAAAAAGAACTCTCCTTTGATCTTGTGATTCTCGATCCACCAAGCTTTGCCCGCTCAAAGAAACATACATTCAGTGCAGCTAAGGATTATAAAGATTTGTTAAAAGAGGCGATTGCCATAACTGAAAAAGAGGGTACCATTGTGGCATCGACTAATTGCAGCTCCTTCAATATGAAGAAATTCAAAAGCTTCATTGAAACAGCCTTTAAAGAAACCAATGGAAAATATAAAATACTCGAAGAATACACACTGCCGGAAGACTTTAAAACCCTCAGTCAATACAAACAAAGTGATTACCTTAAAGTCGCCTTTATTCAAAAACTATAA